From a region of the Azospirillum formosense genome:
- a CDS encoding YraN family protein, whose product MSAPGALRRRAENYGRYAEQLCRLALRLKGYRILESRLRTPMGEIDIVARRGDTLAIVEVKARGDWDTANEAVNARQRGRLARAAHAYLGANPRYAGYVLRFDVMLVTPWSWPRHVPDAWRA is encoded by the coding sequence ATGAGCGCGCCGGGCGCGCTGCGCCGCCGGGCCGAGAATTACGGCCGCTACGCCGAACAGCTCTGCCGGCTGGCGCTCCGGCTGAAAGGTTACCGCATCCTGGAAAGCCGCCTGCGCACACCCATGGGAGAGATCGACATCGTGGCCCGGCGGGGCGACACTCTGGCGATCGTCGAGGTCAAGGCCCGCGGCGACTGGGACACCGCGAACGAGGCGGTCAACGCCCGCCAGCGGGGGCGCCTCGCCCGCGCCGCCCACGCCTATCTGGGGGCCAACCCGCGGTATGCCGGCTATGTCTTGCGCTTCGACGTCATGCTCGTTACCCCTTGGTCCTGGCCGCGCCACGTCCCGGACGCGTGGCGGGCCTGA
- the rsmI gene encoding 16S rRNA (cytidine(1402)-2'-O)-methyltransferase, whose product MVATPIGNAADITLRALDTLRRADAIACEDTRVTAKLMGIHGIHTPFVSYHEHNAAKMRPVLIGRMKAGESIALVTDAGTPLVSDPGYKLVRECVAEGVAVTTLPGASAPLAALVLSGLPTDRFLFAGFLPNKSSARRAAAGELKGVPATLVFFESPQRLPESLADLADILGAREAAVARELTKLYEEVRRGTLPELAAHYAEAGPPKGEVVLVIGPPGAEDTPTEADVDALLREALTRLSVRDAAADVAARTGQNKRTVYARALELAREGKP is encoded by the coding sequence GTGGTCGCCACCCCCATCGGCAACGCCGCCGACATCACGCTGCGCGCGCTCGACACGCTGCGCCGCGCCGACGCCATCGCCTGCGAGGACACGCGGGTGACGGCGAAGCTGATGGGCATCCATGGCATCCACACGCCCTTCGTCTCCTATCATGAACACAACGCGGCGAAGATGCGTCCGGTCCTGATCGGCCGCATGAAAGCGGGCGAGTCCATCGCGCTGGTCACCGACGCCGGCACGCCGCTGGTCTCCGACCCCGGCTACAAGCTGGTGCGCGAGTGCGTGGCGGAGGGGGTGGCGGTCACCACGCTGCCCGGCGCCTCCGCCCCGCTGGCGGCGCTGGTGCTGTCCGGCCTGCCCACCGACCGCTTCCTGTTCGCCGGCTTCCTGCCGAACAAGAGCAGCGCCCGGCGCGCCGCCGCGGGTGAGCTGAAGGGCGTTCCGGCCACGCTGGTCTTCTTCGAATCGCCGCAGCGCCTGCCCGAGTCGCTGGCCGATCTCGCCGACATCCTCGGCGCGCGGGAGGCCGCCGTGGCGCGGGAACTGACCAAGCTCTACGAGGAGGTGCGGCGCGGCACCCTGCCGGAGCTGGCCGCCCACTACGCCGAGGCCGGCCCGCCGAAGGGCGAGGTCGTGCTGGTCATCGGCCCGCCCGGCGCGGAGGACACCCCGACCGAGGCCGACGTGGACGCCCTGCTGCGCGAGGCGCTGACCCGCCTGTCGGTCCGCGACGCCGCCGCCGACGTGGCCGCCCGCACCGGCCAGAACAAGCGGACCGTCTACGCCCGCGCGCTGGAACTGGCGCGGGAGGGGAAACCATGA
- a CDS encoding penicillin-binding protein activator → MAILLPLSGSSAAIGQAMLESAQMALFDLAGDRFELLPRDTKGTPSGAADAARQAIAEGASLILGPLFAADVAAVKPVAQSAGVDVLAFTNDWTQAGNGTYVLGFVPADQVTRVIGFARSRGATRYVALVPRTAYGDAVVNAVQTASRQFGGQVAQVERYDPAVTDLAQPARQVTQAGVQPQAVMLAEGGPRAQGLASALSANGLNTQQVKLLGTGLWDEPGLGQEPALAGAWFAAPAPQSRADFEARFERTYGRKPPRIATLSYDATAIAAVLAKMPDAAGRFDRAALNNPNGFEGMDGIFRLRADGVVERGLAVLEVTPGGPRVIDPAPSSFDVLGQ, encoded by the coding sequence GTGGCGATCCTGCTGCCGCTGTCCGGGTCCAGCGCCGCCATCGGGCAGGCCATGCTGGAGTCGGCGCAGATGGCGCTGTTCGATCTGGCCGGCGACCGCTTCGAGCTGCTGCCCCGCGACACCAAGGGCACGCCCTCCGGCGCCGCTGACGCGGCGCGGCAGGCGATCGCCGAGGGGGCGAGCCTGATCCTCGGCCCGCTGTTCGCCGCCGATGTGGCGGCGGTGAAGCCGGTCGCCCAGTCCGCGGGCGTGGACGTGCTGGCCTTCACCAACGACTGGACGCAGGCCGGCAACGGCACCTATGTGCTGGGCTTCGTGCCCGCCGATCAGGTGACCCGGGTGATCGGCTTCGCCCGCTCGCGCGGTGCGACGCGCTACGTCGCGCTGGTCCCGCGCACCGCCTACGGCGACGCCGTGGTCAACGCCGTGCAGACGGCCTCGCGCCAGTTCGGCGGGCAGGTGGCGCAGGTCGAGCGCTACGACCCGGCGGTGACCGACCTCGCCCAGCCGGCGCGGCAGGTGACCCAGGCCGGCGTGCAGCCACAGGCGGTCATGCTGGCCGAAGGCGGGCCGCGCGCCCAGGGTCTGGCGTCGGCGCTGTCCGCCAACGGGCTGAACACCCAGCAGGTCAAGCTGCTCGGCACCGGCCTGTGGGACGAGCCCGGCCTGGGCCAGGAACCCGCCCTGGCCGGCGCCTGGTTCGCCGCCCCGGCCCCGCAGAGCCGCGCCGACTTCGAGGCGCGCTTCGAGAGGACCTATGGGCGCAAGCCGCCGCGCATCGCCACCCTGTCCTACGACGCCACGGCCATCGCCGCGGTGCTGGCCAAGATGCCCGACGCGGCGGGCCGCTTCGACCGCGCGGCGCTGAACAACCCCAACGGCTTCGAAGGCATGGACGGCATCTTCCGCCTGCGCGCGGACGGCGTCGTGGAGCGCGGTCTGGCCGTCCTGGAGGTCACCCCCGGCGGACCCCGCGTGATCGATCCCGCCCCGTCCAGCTTCGACGTGCTGGGCCAGTGA
- a CDS encoding phasin family protein, translated as MARRKAGNGEPTQRLLTVAGDLTRTGVKTGEMGVAAAQTIGYRTAMMAAAMNNPIDLANPEFVRMGSEKVEAMVEATHAVAKGIGEMQQAWMTLMQGQLQAAMVMVTGLGQCRNPADLMELQRRTVTETVEAGIHAALYMVESATALTQAGMTPAYRTVRANARRLAKLHG; from the coding sequence ATGGCGAGACGCAAGGCCGGCAACGGCGAACCGACGCAACGCCTTCTGACGGTGGCGGGCGATCTGACCCGGACCGGCGTCAAGACGGGCGAGATGGGGGTGGCGGCGGCCCAGACGATCGGCTACCGCACCGCGATGATGGCGGCGGCCATGAACAATCCCATAGACCTCGCCAACCCGGAGTTCGTCCGCATGGGCTCCGAAAAGGTGGAGGCGATGGTCGAGGCCACCCACGCCGTCGCCAAGGGCATCGGCGAGATGCAGCAGGCCTGGATGACCCTCATGCAGGGCCAGCTCCAGGCCGCCATGGTGATGGTGACCGGCCTCGGCCAGTGCCGCAACCCCGCCGACCTGATGGAACTGCAGCGCCGCACCGTCACCGAGACGGTCGAGGCCGGCATCCACGCCGCGCTCTACATGGTCGAGTCGGCCACCGCCCTGACCCAGGCCGGCATGACCCCCGCCTACCGCACCGTCCGCGCCAACGCCCGCCGTCTGGCGAAGCTGCACGGATAA
- the metZ gene encoding O-succinylhomoserine sulfhydrylase: MARTDHRNPNVAGLRPRSRLVHGGVRRSSFDETCEALYQTSGFVYGSAEEAESAFVNDGSRHVYSRFRNPTTAMFEDRLCEYEGAAWAYATTSGMAAVHGALWSNLRTGDRIVAPRSLFISCYWVIKELSARFGVEAVFVDGTDLSQWEEALAKPTKVVFLETPSNPGLEVVDLRAVSALAHKAGAKVVVDNAFATPVLQRPFEMGADVVVYSATKHIDGQGRCLGGIILTSDKQYGSEVIHPYLRHTGPTISPFNAWLLLKGLETLELRVSAQSASALTVAEFLEGHAKVERVLYPGLASHPQHDLCRSQMTGGGTMLSIFLKGGKEEAFRALNDLRMVMISNNLGDSKSLITHPDTTTHSKLTVEEKAAANIRPNLLRLSVGLEDAQDIVEDLDRALASL, from the coding sequence ATGGCGCGCACCGATCATCGCAATCCGAACGTCGCGGGGCTTCGCCCGCGCTCCCGTCTGGTCCATGGCGGCGTCCGCCGCTCGTCCTTCGACGAGACCTGCGAGGCGCTCTATCAGACCTCCGGCTTCGTCTACGGCTCGGCGGAGGAGGCGGAGAGCGCCTTCGTCAACGATGGCTCCCGCCACGTCTATTCGCGCTTCCGCAACCCGACCACGGCGATGTTCGAGGACCGGCTGTGCGAGTATGAGGGGGCGGCCTGGGCCTACGCCACGACCAGCGGCATGGCCGCGGTTCATGGCGCCCTGTGGTCGAACCTGCGCACCGGCGACCGCATCGTGGCGCCGCGCTCGCTGTTCATCTCCTGCTACTGGGTGATCAAGGAGCTGTCGGCCCGCTTCGGGGTCGAGGCGGTCTTCGTCGACGGCACCGACCTGTCCCAGTGGGAAGAGGCGCTGGCCAAGCCGACCAAGGTCGTCTTCCTGGAGACGCCCAGCAACCCGGGGCTGGAGGTCGTCGACCTGCGCGCCGTCAGCGCCCTCGCCCACAAGGCCGGGGCCAAGGTGGTGGTCGACAACGCCTTCGCCACGCCGGTGCTGCAGCGCCCGTTCGAGATGGGGGCCGACGTTGTCGTCTATTCGGCGACCAAGCACATCGACGGCCAAGGCCGCTGTCTGGGCGGCATCATCCTGACCAGCGACAAGCAGTACGGGTCGGAGGTGATCCACCCCTATCTGCGCCACACCGGCCCGACCATCTCGCCCTTCAACGCCTGGCTTCTGCTGAAGGGGCTGGAGACGCTGGAGCTGCGCGTGTCGGCGCAGAGCGCGTCGGCCCTGACGGTGGCGGAGTTCCTGGAAGGCCACGCGAAGGTGGAGCGGGTGCTCTATCCGGGCCTGGCCAGCCACCCGCAGCACGATCTCTGCCGCAGCCAGATGACCGGCGGCGGCACCATGCTGTCGATCTTCCTGAAGGGCGGCAAGGAGGAGGCCTTCCGCGCCCTGAACGACCTGCGGATGGTGATGATCTCCAACAACCTGGGCGATTCCAAGAGCCTGATCACCCACCCCGACACCACCACCCACTCCAAGCTGACGGTCGAGGAGAAGGCGGCGGCGAACATCCGTCCCAACCTGCTCCGCCTGTCCGTCGGGCTGGAGGACGCCCAGGACATCGTTGAAGATCTCGACCGGGCGCTCGCTTCCCTGTAA
- a CDS encoding STAS domain-containing protein: MQYRKEQERHFARLVLTGRFTSQDAGPVRQAIADVKNGTERRYLLDLTGLEFIDSAGIGLLLVMNGEALSAGKALSLLCASGQVRKVVDLTRIAMIIPVHETVADYIAASVPEALLAATHPCAPGEDPMAVAARALHAKPLLPPATVPPDRAKGDGASG, encoded by the coding sequence GTGCAGTATCGCAAGGAACAGGAGCGGCACTTCGCCCGTCTGGTGCTCACCGGGCGCTTCACCAGCCAGGACGCCGGCCCGGTGCGGCAGGCCATCGCCGACGTGAAGAACGGGACGGAGCGCCGTTACCTCCTCGACCTGACCGGGCTGGAGTTCATCGACAGCGCCGGCATCGGCCTGCTGCTGGTGATGAACGGCGAGGCCCTGTCGGCGGGCAAGGCCCTGTCCCTGCTCTGCGCCTCCGGGCAGGTGCGCAAGGTGGTGGACCTGACCCGCATCGCCATGATCATCCCGGTGCACGAGACGGTGGCCGACTACATCGCCGCCAGCGTGCCCGAGGCCCTGCTGGCCGCCACCCACCCCTGCGCACCGGGCGAGGACCCGATGGCCGTCGCCGCCCGCGCGCTGCACGCCAAGCCGCTCCTGCCGCCCGCGACCGTGCCGCCGGACAGGGCCAAGGGGGACGGCGCTTCCGGATAG